Genomic DNA from Methanosarcinales archaeon:
CATATATGCGGGTATCAATAGTCTGGCAGCTGTACAGGAGAGTGGAATTGATATATCTGTCCATCCAATTTCAAGTATTATGAATTATAAGGATATGAAAAAATTATAGGTTCTATGGAAATATATGAAACCACAGATGCTGATTTTGAAAAACTAAAAGAATTCATGGAATTAGTGGATTCTGAATTTTTTCCACCATTATCCAGTCGGCCTGGAGGTATTAACGGCCGCATTTCTGGCAATCTTGCAAGGCACCATCTTATTGCTGAGATAGAGGGCAGAGTAGCTGGAGTAATAGGATATCGGAAGAACTGGAATGGAACTGGAGAAGCATATGTCTCATTTATCGCGGTCCATCCTGAATACCGGAGAAAAAGGATCGCTTGTTCCCTGGATACTGCATTGATGCAAAAGCTATCTGTTGATGGGATATCATATCTTCCGGATCCTGGAAGATGACAGAGGTGTGGGTGTGGATACTATATATTTTAAAAAAACTATTGAATGTTGACAATTAATTTCTTAAAATATTGTGAGCGGGTTGGGGAGTGGGGGGTTGTTTATAAAAGAATTGAACCCGCTCAATATTCTAACATAATGACCTTCTATAAATATGTTTCCATTATTCAACATCAGTTGCCCCTTTATTTCAACTGGAGGATTAATTAATTTATGAGGTTTGAACAATAATCCAGATCAAGAATTTTAACCGCATGAATGGTCTAATGTGCAAAACCATTATATTTGATTAAATATTACAATAGAGAAATCGGAGTAACACATTTTAATAAAATAGTGTTACGGTTATAAAAATAATTTTATGAGGAGATCATATGACTGGAAAAATCGGAATACTGGCACTGGGACACGGAAGCAAGCTCCCGCATAATAAAGAGGTTGTGACTGGAGTCGCTAACCTGATAGCTGAAAAATATGAAACTGCTGTGGTAAGGACCGGGTTCATGAACATGAACAATCCAACCATGGATGAAGGATTGAAAGCTTTTGAGGGCACAGGTGTAACCACTATTGTGGCAGTCCCCATATTTTTGGCTCACGGAGTACACACCACTGAAGACATTCCCCAGATACTGGGTATCAGCCGGGAAGACCGCAAGACTACCATCCAGCTAAACGGGAATAACGTCACATTAGTTTATGCCGAACCCCTGGGCGCCGATCCTTTGATTGCGGATCTGGCTTATAAGAGGGTCTTGGAAGCATTGAATTAAATTCGCTTATGCTGTTCGAAAATCAAGATGTAACTGTTGTGGATTTGACCCACGGCGGCATTCCCCTGGCCCTGAATATCGCACAATTTGCCCGTGGTG
This window encodes:
- a CDS encoding GNAT family N-acetyltransferase, which encodes MEIYETTDADFEKLKEFMELVDSEFFPPLSSRPGGINGRISGNLARHHLIAEIEGRVAGVIGYRKNWNGTGEAYVSFIAVHPEYRRKRIACSLDTALMQKLSVDGISYLPDPGR
- the cfbA gene encoding sirohydrochlorin nickelochelatase, with amino-acid sequence MTGKIGILALGHGSKLPHNKEVVTGVANLIAEKYETAVVRTGFMNMNNPTMDEGLKAFEGTGVTTIVAVPIFLAHGVHTTEDIPQILGISREDRKTTIQLNGNNVTLVYAEPLGADPLIADLAYKRVLEALN